A section of the Neorhodopirellula lusitana genome encodes:
- a CDS encoding ammonium transporter — protein MTSGVDGGSAGRFSAGNLLAGKFLAGLLAVTLAFIAVPGSAQDSDSASNASSELDAGTETGTAVVDPASELAVVADEAAEEITLESLKAQVDSAALAGHNGWMLMSCALVLFMTAPGLALFYGGLVRRKNVLSVMMQCIFLMGMMTVLWALYGYSFAFGGDGRWFGNFDHLMMNGVQRTWPDDASGVITPMYSPEIPLLTHMLFQGMFFIITPALICGAFAERMKFSAMAIYSILWGTFIYCPLTHWVWDGGPLAFGEDGIMGGALDFAGGTVVHISSGVSALVAAVLIGPRMGYPKEPLQPHNLTYTAIGASMLWVGWFGFNAGSELLSDEITSSAFAVTHFSAAAGAVAWVLIEWMVLGKPTVLGASSGAVAGLVCITPAAGFVQPMPALLMGAMAGTICYWACSKLKHQLGYDDALDAFGIHGVGGILGAVLTGVFASRAVWDVTENGGKIGLIESGGDPALVIGQIVAVVITFLFAGIGSLILLKLIDAIIGIRVPAESEQRGLDIVDHGEEGYQFA, from the coding sequence ATGACATCGGGCGTTGACGGTGGCTCGGCTGGTAGATTTTCCGCGGGCAATTTACTAGCAGGTAAATTCCTGGCCGGCTTGCTTGCTGTGACGCTAGCCTTCATTGCCGTTCCCGGATCAGCCCAAGATTCCGACTCGGCCTCCAACGCCAGCTCAGAATTGGATGCCGGTACAGAAACAGGCACCGCGGTGGTGGATCCCGCATCGGAACTGGCCGTGGTAGCCGACGAAGCGGCCGAGGAGATCACTCTCGAGAGTCTGAAAGCACAAGTCGATTCGGCTGCTTTGGCCGGCCACAACGGCTGGATGCTGATGAGCTGTGCCTTGGTTTTATTCATGACCGCGCCGGGACTGGCATTATTTTATGGCGGACTAGTTCGTCGTAAAAACGTTTTGAGCGTCATGATGCAGTGCATCTTCCTGATGGGAATGATGACGGTGCTGTGGGCGTTGTACGGTTACTCGTTCGCCTTCGGTGGCGACGGTCGCTGGTTCGGTAACTTTGATCACTTGATGATGAACGGTGTTCAGCGAACCTGGCCTGATGACGCCAGTGGCGTGATCACACCGATGTACTCGCCCGAAATTCCGCTACTGACGCACATGTTGTTTCAAGGCATGTTCTTCATCATCACCCCTGCACTGATCTGCGGTGCGTTCGCCGAACGGATGAAGTTCAGTGCGATGGCGATCTACTCGATCCTTTGGGGCACATTCATTTACTGCCCGTTGACGCACTGGGTTTGGGACGGTGGTCCATTGGCCTTTGGCGAAGACGGCATCATGGGCGGTGCACTGGACTTCGCTGGCGGGACCGTCGTTCACATCAGCAGCGGAGTGTCCGCCTTGGTCGCGGCCGTGCTAATCGGTCCCCGCATGGGATACCCCAAGGAACCACTTCAACCGCACAACCTGACCTACACCGCGATCGGGGCTTCGATGCTGTGGGTGGGCTGGTTTGGATTCAATGCGGGCAGTGAATTGCTCTCCGACGAAATCACCAGCAGCGCGTTTGCCGTGACTCACTTCTCCGCCGCCGCAGGCGCGGTCGCGTGGGTCTTGATTGAGTGGATGGTTCTGGGCAAACCGACCGTCCTAGGTGCCAGTAGTGGTGCGGTGGCCGGATTGGTTTGCATCACACCCGCCGCTGGTTTCGTACAGCCCATGCCAGCACTGCTAATGGGCGCCATGGCAGGAACGATTTGTTACTGGGCGTGCTCGAAGCTCAAGCATCAACTGGGATACGACGACGCGTTGGATGCTTTTGGTATCCACGGTGTCGGCGGTATTCTGGGCGCGGTTTTGACCGGCGTCTTCGCCTCACGGGCAGTCTGGGATGTCACCGAAAATGGCGGCAAGATTGGCCTGATCGAATCCGGTGGCGACCCCGCCTTGGTGATCGGGCAAATCGTGGCCGTGGTGATCACATTCTTGTTCGCCGGCATCGGCAGCTTGATTCTGCTGAAACTGATCGATGCGATCATCGGCATCCGTGTACCGGCTGAAAGTGAACAGCGTGGTTTGG
- a CDS encoding PDZ domain-containing protein, with amino-acid sequence MRFIFIRPAVLAIALFCVGGLPVATQAIAQPAGNSTENTAELAQIETAISDLTSDSYLRRKRATTELIRIGAAAVAPLVDQLESGDLETTERVLSVLQEVAIRSPIGTTVSNAPTTLKSSDTQKSPDTKESPGTQESSDTQGASATQPSSATQASPDIAWVELERVSTLGGSRGTRAKLAVKEVRDVRRARAVQILGDSGVFIGMTDFIIGAREQIKQIVEIDDSFEGDLRLMDLLRWVDGIEFARIKGSAIRKEVLAGIIQMPDLQTLSIMQGELSLDELKTLGGIDELRNLELRYVPMDGERVDQLATLPIRVSLTLNGTAAPIDRVDALRRTVPGLTIDLKQGGFLGVRCFDNFNECLINEVIIGKAAEQAGLLPGDVIVEADGKPIKQFKDLQEAINAHIPGDTIEINYRRGMADFQTKAKLGKLEDH; translated from the coding sequence TTGCGTTTCATCTTCATTCGTCCCGCTGTGCTCGCGATCGCGTTGTTTTGCGTTGGTGGACTTCCTGTCGCTACCCAGGCAATCGCCCAGCCGGCCGGAAATTCGACCGAAAACACGGCGGAACTTGCTCAAATTGAAACTGCGATTTCTGACCTGACCAGCGATTCCTACCTGCGTCGCAAGCGGGCCACCACCGAACTGATACGGATTGGCGCCGCAGCGGTCGCCCCGTTGGTCGATCAGCTTGAGTCAGGCGACTTGGAAACAACCGAGCGGGTTTTGAGCGTTCTGCAAGAAGTTGCGATTCGGTCTCCAATCGGCACCACGGTCAGCAACGCACCAACCACACTGAAGTCTTCCGATACACAGAAGTCGCCTGATACGAAGGAGTCACCCGGCACACAGGAGTCTTCCGATACACAGGGGGCTTCAGCCACGCAACCGTCTTCTGCTACGCAGGCCTCTCCTGATATCGCGTGGGTAGAACTTGAGCGAGTCTCCACCCTTGGGGGCAGTCGCGGGACCCGGGCCAAACTCGCCGTCAAAGAAGTTCGCGACGTGCGACGTGCGCGAGCAGTCCAGATTCTGGGCGATAGCGGTGTTTTCATTGGCATGACCGACTTCATCATCGGCGCCCGTGAGCAGATCAAACAAATCGTCGAGATCGATGACTCTTTCGAAGGCGACTTGCGACTGATGGATTTGTTGCGATGGGTCGACGGCATCGAGTTCGCCCGGATCAAGGGCTCGGCGATTCGCAAAGAAGTGCTGGCCGGGATCATCCAGATGCCCGACTTGCAAACTCTGTCGATCATGCAAGGTGAACTTTCACTCGACGAACTAAAAACGCTTGGCGGTATCGACGAACTGCGTAACCTTGAACTGCGTTACGTGCCAATGGATGGGGAACGCGTGGACCAACTGGCAACGCTTCCCATTCGCGTTTCACTGACGCTAAATGGCACCGCTGCCCCGATCGATCGTGTCGACGCGCTTCGCCGCACCGTGCCAGGGTTAACGATTGACCTGAAACAGGGCGGTTTCCTGGGAGTTCGTTGTTTTGACAATTTCAATGAGTGTCTGATCAACGAAGTGATTATCGGGAAAGCGGCTGAGCAAGCCGGTCTGCTGCCGGGTGATGTGATTGTGGAGGCGGATGGGAAGCCAATCAAGCAATTCAAGGATCTGCAGGAAGCCATCAACGCTCATATTCCTGGCGATACGATTGAGATCAATTATCGACGCGGAATGGCTGATTTTCAAACGAAGGCCAAGTTGGGCAAGCTGGAAGATCATTGA
- the mutY gene encoding A/G-specific adenine glycosylase: MEASKVQRPEFQRLADTRVRSRLRKQLLDWFTESARDLPWRRDPTPYKVWVSEIMCQQTQIATVIPYFERFIAKYPDESALAQSDEAELMRLWEGLGYYRRARSLRAAAQVIVEEHQGQFPLAFDAVLALPGIGRYTAGAILSISQNQRLPILEGNTIRVFSRWIGMRDPVDEKATQDVLWQLSETMLPATKPSQVSREIGPAAFNQAAMELGALVCTPRQPKCLLCPVAKQCEAYRMGWQEEIPIKLGKTKYESRTEYAALLQDASKRWLVRQLPEGVRFAGMWDFPKAGPPQANSVQHFERWLSSELGGHVRLGDVNHTMKHAVTKYRITLQVHLADWKPEQDSLPKGNPLPTGWKYCTAAQLSKLPMSTTGRRLLKRVTARAD, translated from the coding sequence ATGGAAGCGTCCAAGGTCCAACGACCTGAATTCCAGCGACTTGCCGACACTCGCGTCCGCAGTCGCTTGCGAAAACAACTGCTTGATTGGTTTACCGAATCAGCTCGCGATCTGCCCTGGCGGCGAGACCCAACACCCTACAAGGTTTGGGTTAGCGAGATCATGTGCCAGCAAACGCAGATTGCGACCGTCATCCCATACTTCGAGCGATTCATCGCAAAGTATCCAGACGAATCCGCTCTGGCACAAAGCGATGAAGCGGAGTTGATGCGGCTTTGGGAAGGCCTTGGTTACTACCGGCGAGCTCGAAGCTTGCGAGCCGCCGCGCAAGTGATCGTGGAAGAACATCAGGGGCAGTTCCCGCTTGCTTTCGACGCGGTGCTCGCCCTGCCGGGGATCGGCCGGTATACCGCGGGCGCAATCCTTTCCATTTCTCAAAACCAACGTCTGCCCATTTTGGAAGGCAACACCATCCGGGTTTTTAGTCGTTGGATTGGGATGCGAGACCCGGTGGACGAAAAAGCGACGCAAGATGTTTTGTGGCAACTTTCAGAAACGATGCTGCCGGCAACCAAGCCGAGCCAAGTCTCTCGCGAAATTGGTCCTGCTGCGTTCAACCAAGCTGCGATGGAACTCGGTGCATTGGTTTGCACTCCACGTCAACCGAAGTGCCTTTTGTGTCCTGTCGCCAAACAGTGCGAAGCCTATCGGATGGGTTGGCAAGAAGAGATTCCGATCAAACTTGGAAAGACCAAATACGAATCTCGGACGGAGTACGCCGCCTTACTTCAGGATGCATCGAAACGCTGGCTGGTTCGCCAACTTCCCGAAGGCGTGCGTTTCGCCGGTATGTGGGATTTCCCCAAGGCGGGACCTCCGCAAGCCAACAGCGTCCAGCATTTTGAACGCTGGCTATCCAGCGAACTCGGTGGTCATGTTCGCTTGGGTGACGTCAATCACACGATGAAACACGCCGTTACGAAATACCGGATTACTTTGCAGGTGCATCTTGCGGATTGGAAACCCGAGCAAGATTCTTTGCCTAAAGGCAATCCGCTGCCAACGGGATGGAAATACTGCACCGCGGCGCAATTGTCGAAGCTTCCCATGAGCACGACCGGACGAAGGTTGCTCAAACGTGTCACTGCCCGTGCGGATTGA